A window of the Geoalkalibacter sp. genome harbors these coding sequences:
- the ispG gene encoding flavodoxin-dependent (E)-4-hydroxy-3-methylbut-2-enyl-diphosphate synthase produces MAGVSPLQTARRAPRRIQVGGIAVGGGAPVSVQSMTNTDTRDVAATLAQIEALAAAGCEIVRCAVPDEDAVAALAAIRAGSSLPLIADIHFDHRLALGALAAGVDGLRLNPGNIGARWKVEEVVSVCRERGVPIRIGVNGGSLEKHLLERHGHATPEAMVESALGHIRLLEDLGFDAIKVSLKASDIRRTVAAYRLLAAQVDYPLHIGITEAGTTWSGTIKSAVGLGVLLHEGIGDTLRVSLTGDPVEEVRVGWEILKSLGLRERGPLFVSCPTCGRCQVDLIRVAEEVERRLHDLPQTLTVAVMGCVVNGPGEAREADVGLAGGKGEALLFRKGQIVRKVPEHQMVEALINEVHTLLNEQGRQDP; encoded by the coding sequence ATGGCCGGTGTTTCCCCCTTGCAAACGGCGCGGCGCGCGCCGCGCCGCATCCAGGTCGGCGGCATCGCCGTCGGTGGCGGCGCGCCCGTGTCGGTGCAGTCCATGACCAACACCGACACCCGCGATGTCGCCGCGACCCTCGCCCAGATCGAGGCGCTCGCGGCGGCGGGCTGCGAGATCGTGCGCTGCGCGGTGCCCGATGAGGACGCCGTCGCCGCCCTCGCGGCGATTCGCGCGGGCAGTTCGCTGCCCTTGATCGCCGACATCCATTTCGATCATCGCCTGGCCCTTGGCGCTCTGGCCGCGGGGGTCGACGGCCTGCGCCTGAACCCCGGCAACATCGGCGCGCGCTGGAAGGTGGAAGAGGTGGTGAGTGTCTGCCGTGAACGGGGGGTGCCGATCCGCATCGGCGTCAACGGCGGCTCCCTGGAAAAGCATCTGCTCGAACGCCATGGCCACGCCACGCCCGAGGCCATGGTGGAAAGCGCCCTCGGCCACATCCGCCTGCTGGAGGACTTGGGATTCGACGCCATCAAGGTGAGTCTCAAGGCCTCGGACATCCGCCGCACCGTCGCGGCCTATCGCCTGCTCGCCGCACAGGTGGACTATCCCCTGCACATCGGCATCACCGAGGCCGGCACCACCTGGAGCGGCACCATCAAAAGCGCCGTGGGACTCGGCGTGCTGCTCCACGAGGGCATCGGCGACACCCTGCGCGTATCCCTCACCGGCGACCCGGTGGAGGAGGTGCGGGTCGGCTGGGAAATCCTGAAAAGCCTCGGTCTGCGCGAGCGCGGCCCGCTGTTCGTCAGCTGCCCCACCTGCGGGCGCTGCCAGGTCGATCTGATCCGGGTGGCCGAGGAAGTCGAGCGGCGCCTGCACGATCTGCCCCAGACGCTGACCGTGGCGGTCATGGGCTGCGTGGTCAACGGCCCCGGCGAAGCGCGTGAGGCCGATGTGGGGCTGGCCGGCGGCAAGGGCGAGGCCCTGCTGTTTCGCAAGGGGCAGATCGTGCGCAAGGTGCCCGAGCACCAGATGGTCGAGGCCCTGATCAACGAAGTTCACACCCTGCTCAACGAACAAGGCCGGCAGGATCCCTGA
- a CDS encoding putative bifunctional diguanylate cyclase/phosphodiesterase, which translates to MKYRIVISLLLLFLIYLFGIFLSINNVNQTTATLNRLLNLHKVSELRASLVHRVMRVNSDLFTVHTPYSQSLDRIVDNVEALSDLANACAGCHHRPETVQDLEQVSALVEDFKRALSFYITTSADSRRLERLKYDASLVGETLLQQVEHMAREASLGVERMSAQAFAEIQHSKNALLILVAAAGLFGLLIAVYLARSITRPTRDLVAATRRIAAGEYGFALEPAYREEFGELARHFNAMSLSLKNSYARLEGEIEERRQAERALRASEERYALAARGANDGLWDWDLPGNSIYFSPRWKSMLGYGESDIGTDPNDWFRLVHPDDRQGLEAKIAFHLEGTVPHIESEQRLRHRDGTWRWTLIRGVAVRDENDRPYRLAGSQTDITERKKTEDQLIHDAFHDSLTGLPNRALFTNRVEHALLTAQRRSGYLFAVLFLDLDRFKFINDSLGHFAGDQLLLAVGHRLAEFVRPSDTVARLGGDEFAILLEDIHGLDEAVAIARRIQKDLPRPFMIDGHEVFTSASIGIALSSKGYEQPGQLLRDADLAMYHAKARGKARYEIFDKSMHDHSLAHLQLENDLRRAIERQEFHLCYQPVIELATGKLSGFEALIRWRHPTRGLILPTDFIPLAEDTGLLPAIGQWVLGEACRRLGQWRRLGGEALFLAVSVNLSGREFTPALVETIRKMLREHELPPDRLRLEITERTLMDAPQNSAALLAELKGLGVGLQIDDFGTGYSSLSYLPHFPIDTLKIDRSFIAGIDHNRDNLEIVRTILALAQNLNLKAVGEGVETPAELEKLRELGCGFVQGNLFHPALDVAAAEQLIRRLSQAP; encoded by the coding sequence ATGAAATACAGGATCGTCATCTCCCTTTTGCTGCTTTTTCTCATCTATCTTTTCGGCATTTTTCTCTCCATCAACAACGTCAATCAGACCACCGCGACCCTCAACCGCCTGCTCAACCTGCATAAGGTCAGTGAATTGCGCGCCAGCCTGGTGCATCGCGTGATGCGCGTCAATTCCGACCTCTTCACCGTGCACACGCCCTATTCCCAGAGTCTGGACCGAATCGTGGACAACGTGGAAGCCCTCAGCGACCTGGCCAATGCCTGCGCCGGCTGTCATCACCGCCCCGAGACCGTGCAGGATCTGGAGCAGGTCAGCGCGCTGGTCGAGGACTTCAAAAGGGCGTTGAGCTTCTACATCACCACCTCCGCCGACAGTCGGCGCCTCGAACGGCTCAAGTACGACGCCTCGCTGGTGGGCGAAACGCTGCTGCAGCAGGTCGAGCACATGGCGCGCGAGGCATCCCTGGGCGTGGAGCGCATGTCGGCCCAGGCCTTCGCCGAAATTCAGCATTCCAAGAACGCCCTGTTGATTCTGGTGGCCGCGGCGGGTTTGTTCGGCTTGCTGATCGCCGTGTATCTGGCGCGCTCCATCACCCGACCGACGCGCGACCTGGTGGCGGCGACCCGGCGCATCGCCGCCGGGGAATACGGCTTTGCCCTGGAGCCCGCCTATCGCGAGGAGTTCGGCGAGTTGGCGCGGCATTTCAATGCCATGAGCCTGTCCCTGAAGAACAGTTACGCGCGGCTTGAAGGTGAAATCGAGGAACGCCGCCAGGCGGAGCGGGCGCTACGTGCGAGCGAGGAGCGCTACGCCCTGGCGGCGCGCGGCGCCAACGATGGACTCTGGGACTGGGATCTGCCGGGCAATAGCATTTATTTTTCGCCGCGCTGGAAATCCATGCTCGGCTATGGCGAGTCTGACATCGGCACCGATCCGAACGACTGGTTCCGGCTGGTGCATCCCGATGATCGCCAGGGGCTTGAAGCCAAGATTGCCTTTCATCTGGAGGGAACCGTTCCGCACATCGAGAGCGAGCAGCGCCTGCGGCATCGCGACGGCACCTGGCGCTGGACCCTGATCCGCGGCGTGGCGGTGCGCGACGAGAACGACCGCCCCTATAGGCTGGCCGGTTCGCAGACCGATATCACAGAGCGCAAGAAGACCGAGGATCAATTGATCCATGATGCCTTTCACGATTCCCTGACGGGTTTGCCCAACCGCGCCCTGTTCACCAACCGCGTCGAGCATGCGCTGCTCACGGCCCAACGCCGCTCGGGCTATCTGTTTGCCGTGCTGTTCCTGGACCTGGACCGCTTCAAGTTCATCAACGACAGTCTCGGCCATTTCGCCGGTGACCAGTTGCTGCTCGCGGTCGGGCATCGCCTGGCGGAATTCGTGCGGCCGAGCGACACCGTGGCGCGCCTCGGCGGCGATGAATTTGCCATTCTGCTCGAGGATATCCATGGCCTCGACGAGGCGGTGGCCATCGCTCGGCGCATCCAGAAGGATCTGCCGCGACCCTTCATGATCGATGGCCATGAGGTGTTCACCAGCGCCAGCATCGGCATCGCCCTGAGTTCCAAGGGCTACGAGCAGCCCGGGCAATTACTGCGCGACGCCGATCTGGCCATGTATCACGCCAAGGCTCGGGGCAAGGCGCGCTACGAAATTTTCGACAAGTCCATGCATGATCATTCCCTGGCCCATCTGCAACTGGAAAACGATCTGCGTCGCGCCATCGAGCGCCAGGAGTTTCATCTGTGCTACCAGCCGGTGATCGAGTTGGCCACGGGCAAGCTAAGCGGCTTCGAGGCCCTGATTCGCTGGCGGCATCCGACCCGCGGCTTGATCCTGCCCACGGACTTCATTCCCCTGGCCGAGGACACCGGGCTGTTGCCCGCCATCGGCCAGTGGGTTTTGGGGGAGGCCTGCCGGCGCCTCGGGCAATGGCGGCGCCTGGGGGGCGAAGCCTTGTTCCTGGCGGTCAGCGTCAATCTGTCCGGCCGCGAATTCACCCCGGCGTTGGTCGAGACCATCCGCAAGATGTTGCGCGAGCACGAGCTGCCGCCGGACCGCCTGCGCCTGGAAATCACCGAGCGCACCCTCATGGACGCCCCGCAAAATTCCGCCGCGCTGCTCGCCGAGCTCAAGGGCCTCGGCGTCGGGTTGCAGATCGATGATTTCGGCACCGGCTATTCGTCCTTGAGCTATCTGCCGCATTTTCCCATCGACACTCTCAAGATCGATCGGTCCTTCATCGCCGGCATCGATCACAACCGGGACAATCTCGAAATCGTGCGCACCATTCTGGCTCTCGCCCAGAACCTCAACCTCAAGGCCGTCGGCGAGGGCGTGGAAACGCCGGCGGAACTCGAAAAGCTTCGAGAGCTGGGCTGTGGGTTCGTGCAGGGCAACCTGTTTCATCCGGCCCTGGACGTCGCGGCGGCCGAGCAGTTGATCCGCCGCCTGTCCCAGGCCCCTTAA
- a CDS encoding phosphate/phosphite/phosphonate ABC transporter substrate-binding protein, translating into MLRSLPGMLLIALLLLPVSQGLASGEARPQELVIGLIPELNVFKQTERFRPLGAYLSKEVGIPVRFTILSRYGNLIESFTRDQMDGAFFGSFTGALAIEKLGVVPLARPVNLDGESTYHGVIYTRKDSGINDAAGMRGKRFAFVEKATTAGYIYPLAYLREAGVTDIDAYLGETFFAGSHDATIYAVLDGRADVGASKNSVFDITRADDPRIERELQILAVSGKVPSNGLCVRPDLDVALQDKLKQALLRLDKVPEGRRVLEQFHALRFIETRVEDYQPVFGWAERAGIDLKNYQYVNE; encoded by the coding sequence ATGCTTCGATCTTTGCCTGGAATGCTTCTCATCGCTCTGCTTCTGCTGCCGGTTTCACAGGGTCTGGCCTCTGGTGAAGCCCGTCCCCAAGAGCTGGTCATCGGCCTGATTCCCGAGCTCAACGTCTTCAAGCAGACCGAGCGCTTTCGGCCCCTGGGCGCCTATCTGAGCAAGGAAGTCGGGATCCCGGTGCGCTTCACCATTCTCAGCCGCTACGGCAATCTGATTGAGTCCTTCACGCGCGACCAGATGGATGGTGCCTTCTTCGGATCCTTCACCGGGGCGCTGGCCATCGAGAAGCTCGGCGTGGTGCCCTTGGCGCGGCCGGTCAATCTGGATGGCGAGTCGACCTATCACGGCGTCATCTACACCCGCAAGGACAGCGGCATCAACGATGCGGCGGGCATGCGCGGCAAGCGCTTCGCCTTCGTGGAGAAGGCCACCACCGCGGGCTACATCTATCCCCTGGCCTATCTGCGCGAGGCCGGCGTGACGGATATCGACGCCTACCTGGGCGAGACGTTCTTCGCCGGCAGTCATGACGCCACTATTTATGCGGTCCTCGACGGCAGGGCCGACGTCGGCGCCTCGAAGAATTCGGTCTTTGACATCACGCGGGCCGACGATCCGCGCATCGAGCGGGAATTGCAGATCCTGGCGGTCTCCGGCAAGGTGCCCTCCAACGGTCTGTGCGTGCGCCCCGATCTGGATGTGGCGCTTCAGGACAAGCTCAAGCAGGCGCTGTTGCGCCTGGACAAGGTGCCCGAGGGCCGGCGGGTGCTCGAGCAGTTTCATGCCCTGCGCTTCATCGAAACCCGGGTCGAGGATTATCAGCCGGTGTTCGGCTGGGCCGAGCGGGCGGGTATCGATCTCAAGAACTACCAGTACGTGAACGAGTGA
- a CDS encoding MaoC family dehydratase has product MTAAEHLLQLYRARLGEEIAVGSWLRIDQERIDRFAAVTGDEQWIHVDPQRAAQQSPLGTTIAHGFLTLSLLPLLTGSNRPDYFAAHYPGMTRRLNYGLNRVRFPAPVPAGARIRARTAVLQAQPVGEGVELTYRFTVEIEGAEKPACIAEQIFHLYP; this is encoded by the coding sequence ATGACCGCCGCGGAGCATCTTTTGCAACTCTATCGCGCCCGCCTCGGGGAAGAAATCGCCGTGGGGTCCTGGCTGCGCATCGACCAGGAGCGCATCGACCGCTTCGCCGCCGTGACCGGCGATGAGCAGTGGATTCATGTCGACCCCCAACGCGCGGCGCAGCAATCGCCGCTGGGCACGACCATCGCCCACGGTTTTCTGACCCTGTCCCTGCTGCCCCTGCTCACCGGCAGCAACCGCCCCGACTACTTCGCCGCCCACTATCCGGGCATGACGCGCCGCCTGAACTACGGCCTCAACCGGGTACGCTTTCCCGCGCCGGTTCCCGCCGGCGCCCGCATCCGCGCCCGCACGGCCGTGTTGCAGGCGCAACCTGTCGGCGAGGGCGTGGAGCTCACCTACCGATTTACCGTCGAGATCGAAGGCGCGGAGAAGCCGGCCTGCATCGCCGAGCAGATCTTTCATCTGTATCCCTGA
- a CDS encoding isochorismatase family protein yields MNNCVDRFILDRAQTALVVIDVQERLVTAMPAKIYRKVLRTNEFLLRSARLLQLPVVGTEQYPRGIGHMVQELADACRDARIEKVSFGCCGEPSFVEHLKSLGRRQVIVTGMEAHVCVYQTVLGLLKEGFEVHLVRDAIMSRGKVDFLNALELARDAGAVVTTAETVVFQLLKESTAPEFKAISALVKARSAEEA; encoded by the coding sequence ATGAACAATTGCGTCGACAGGTTCATCCTCGATCGCGCCCAGACCGCGCTGGTCGTCATCGATGTGCAGGAGCGGCTGGTGACCGCCATGCCGGCGAAGATCTATCGCAAGGTGCTCAGGACCAATGAATTTCTCCTGCGGAGCGCGCGCTTGTTGCAACTGCCCGTGGTCGGCACCGAGCAGTACCCGCGCGGCATCGGCCACATGGTACAGGAGCTGGCCGACGCCTGCCGCGACGCGCGCATCGAGAAAGTCAGCTTCGGCTGCTGCGGCGAACCGTCTTTTGTCGAGCACCTGAAGTCCCTGGGGCGGCGCCAGGTGATCGTCACCGGCATGGAGGCCCATGTGTGCGTCTACCAGACGGTGCTCGGCCTGCTCAAGGAGGGCTTCGAGGTGCATCTGGTGCGCGATGCCATCATGTCGCGGGGCAAGGTGGATTTCCTCAATGCGCTGGAGTTGGCGCGCGACGCGGGCGCGGTGGTGACCACGGCGGAAACGGTGGTGTTTCAGCTGCTCAAGGAGTCCACCGCTCCGGAGTTCAAGGCGATCTCCGCCCTGGTCAAGGCGCGCTCGGCCGAGGAGGCCTGA